One region of Labrus mixtus chromosome 1, fLabMix1.1, whole genome shotgun sequence genomic DNA includes:
- the LOC132979190 gene encoding gastrula zinc finger protein XlCGF57.1-like, with protein sequence MAGFKDLKELFSRRLLAAVIRDITEERTTSGYEEELHRQRKLLDVILTPEIKLQRTDVQQLLVSKEELPPEQQEWSHILDQEDTKPQHIKEEHEELWISQEEEQLQGLEEADTTSFPFTPVSVKSEGDEEKPQSSQLHQRQTEQMETGVDGEDCGGAEPEKDSDPERRLQPETEDSGEPETDDSDDWKETREDLSELNLKNKKLKTGKRQHSCSECGKRFNQKGNLTTHMLVHKGEKPYSCSVCSKSFTLRQHLTTHMLVHTGEKPFSCSVCSKSFTQRQHLTTHMLVHTGEKPFSCSVCSKSFTNRQSLTTHMLVHTGEKAFSCSVCSKSFTQRQHLTTHMLVHTGEKPFSCSVCSKSFTHRQSLTTHMLFHIGEKPFSCSICSESFTRRGNLTTHMIVHTGEKPFSCSVCSKSFTQRGTLTTHMLVHTGEKAFSCSVCSKSFTLRQSLTAHMLVHTGEKAFSCSVCSKSFTHRQSLTTHMLLHTGEKPFSCSVCSKSFTRRQHLTTHMLVHTGERAFSCSVCSKSFSQRGSLTTHMLVHTGEKAFSCSVCSKSFTQRGSLTTHMLVHTGEKPFSCSVCSKSFTRRQHLTTHIMIHTGERC encoded by the exons ATGGCCGGGTTTAAGGATCTTAAAGAGTTATTCAGTCGACGGCTGCTCGCTGCGGTTATCAGAGATAtaacagaagaaagaacaacaaGTGGATACGAAGAGGAGCTCCACCGACAAAGAAAACTGCTGGATGTGATTTTAACTCCTGAAATCAAGCTACAGAGAACAG atgtccagcagctgttggtgagtaaagaagagcttccacctgagcagcaggagtggagccacattctggaccaggaggacactaagccccaacacattaaagaagaacatgaggaactgtggatcagtcaggaggaagaacagcttcaaggactggaggaggctgataccaccagcttccccttcactcctgtctctgtgaagagtgaaggtgatgaagagaaacctcagtcctcacagcttcatcagagacaaactgaacagatggaaacaggagttgatggagaggactgtggaggagcagaaccagagaaagactcagatccagagagacgtttacaaccagagactgaagACTCTGGTGAAcctgagactgatgacagtgatgattggaaagagacaagagaagatctgtcagaattaaacttgaaaaataagaaactaaagaCTGGTAAGAGACAACACAGCTGCTCggagtgtggtaaaagatttaaccagAAAGGgaatctgaccacacacatgttagttcataaaggagagaaaccttacagctgctctgtttgcagtaaaagctttaccctaagacaacatctgaccacacacatgttagttcatacaggagagaaacccttcagttgctctgtttgcagtaaaagctttacccaaagacaacatctgaccacacacatgttagttcatacaggagagaaacccttcagttgctctgtttgcagtaaaagctttaccaaTAGACAAAGtttgaccacacacatgttagttcatacaggagagaaagccttcagctgctctgtttgcagtaaaagctttacccaaagacaacatctgaccacacacatgttagttcatacaggagagaaacccttcagttgctctgtttgcagtaaaagctttacccataGACAaagtctgaccacacacatgttattTCATataggagagaaacccttcagctgctctatTTGCAGTGAAAGCTTTACCCGAAGAGGAAATCTTACCACACACATgatagttcatacaggagagaaacccttcagctgctctgtttgcagtaaaagctttacccaaagAGGAACTCTGActacacacatgttagttcatacaggagagaaagccttcagctgttctgtttgcagtaaaagctttaccctaAGACAAAGTCTGACcgcacacatgttagttcatacaggagagaaagccttcagttgctctgtttgcagtaaaagctttacccataGACAaagtctgaccacacacatgttattgcatacaggagagaaacctttcagctgctctgtttgcagtaaaagctttacccgaagacaacatctgaccacacacatgttagttcatacaggagagagagccttcagctgctctgtttgtagtAAAAGCTTTAGCCAAAGAGGaagtctgactacacacatgttagttcatacaggagagaaagccttcagttgctctgtttgcagtaaaagctttacccaaagaggaagtctgactacacacatgttagttcatacaggagagaaacccttcagttgctctgtttgcagtaaaagctttacccgaagacaacatctgaccacacacattatgattcacacaggagagagatgCTAA